One Mugil cephalus isolate CIBA_MC_2020 chromosome 22, CIBA_Mcephalus_1.1, whole genome shotgun sequence genomic window carries:
- the LOC124999791 gene encoding beta-2-microglobulin-like encodes MKLILFLAAVAAVYCSVDSKYTPPKVQVYSRDPGEFGKENTLICHVSNFHPPDITIQLLKEGDELPNAQQTDLAFKQDWHFHLTKNAPFTPEAGQNYKCRVTHGTTTKDYAWEPNM; translated from the exons ATGAAATTGATTCTGTTTCTTGCAGCTGTGGCAGCTGTCTACTGCTCAGTGGACTCTAAATACA CTCCACCCAAGGTTCAGGTGTATAGCCGTGACCCAGGAGAGTTTGGGAAGGAAAATACACTGATCTGCCATGTGAGTAACTTCCACCCCCCTGACATCACCATCCAGCTGCTGAAAGAGGGAGACGAACTTCCTAATGCACAGCAGACAGACCTGGCCTTCAAGCAGGACTGGCACTTCCATCTGACCAAGAACGCTCCCTTCACCCCGGAGGCTGGACAAAACTACAAGTGCAGGGTCACTCACGGGACAACAACTAAGGACTACGCATGGG agCCGAACATGTAA
- the LOC124999792 gene encoding beta-2-microglobulin-like, translated as MKLPLFLTAVAVVYCSVDSKYTPPKVQVYSCDPGEFGKENTLICHVSNFHPPDITIQLLKEGDELPNAQQTDLAFKQDWHFHLTKNAPFTPEAGQHYKCRVTHGTTTKDYAWEPNM; from the exons ATGAAGTTACCTTTGTTTCTTACAGCTGTGGCAGTAGTCTACTGCTCAGTGGACTCCAAATACA CTCCACCCAAGGTTCAGGTGTATAGCTGTGACCCAGGAGAGTTTGGGAAGGAAAATACACTGATCTGCCATGTGAGTAACTTCCACCCCCCTGACATCACCATCCAGCTGCTGAAAGAGGGAGACGAACTTCCTAATGCACAGCAGACAGACCTGGCCTTCAAGCAGGACTGGCACTTCCATCTGACCAAGAACGCTCCCTTCACCCCGGAGGCTGGACAACACTACAAGTGCAGGGTCACTCACGGGACAACAACTAAGGACTACGCATGGG agcCGAACATGTAA